From the Harpia harpyja isolate bHarHar1 chromosome 22, bHarHar1 primary haplotype, whole genome shotgun sequence genome, the window CACCTCACTGCAGCCCAGCTCTTGGTCCCTACTTCTCCCAGCTTGCTCTCTCCATGTCCCTTCCTTCACTCCCGCATGCTCTTAGCTGCCTTTTCCAATTAAACCGGTCCCCGCTTCCAGCTGCCCCTCCTCATCAAATCCCAGTCCTTCATCCCTCTCACACCCAAGCCCTTTGCCCAACAAATCCCACCCTCTACAACTCAAAGGCAattcctttcccctgctccctcACGTTTACCCCATCCATCATCAATGTCTTCTCCCTCTCACCTATAGTCCCTTCCATTATTAAGCACTGGAAAGCTGAACGCTGGATTTGGGAGTCTTCCTTAGGACTACCAGCAACAGGGAAAGAGGGGCTAGAGAAGGGATAAGCAGGAGCGCAGGAATGGCAGACTcctccctgctcagccccagcactgcagccccagccGAAGTTACGTGGCTTTGATTCCCACTGCCGTATGTCTGGTACCACACTGAGCTCTTCTGTGGGAAAGAAAGAGGTTTGAGCATGCTCACTGAAGATAAAACCAATGCAGATTTTATTTGGTATAAAGTAAAGATACACACACATACCAAAATCACTTTTACTGAGCACATGCTATCTGTTTTTTACAAACATTAACATATTTGGCCAAATCAGAATAGAAGGCAgaggtaaaaacaaaacatggGGGGCATCCTCTACACAGAGGTCATTTCCCCTACCCGAACTGGAGTTCCTGTCCCAAAGCACTGAAGTAACAAATGATTCAAAGAAACATCTTTGAGAGTATTTGAACACAGGCAAAAGACCAGCACATCCTAACCCTGGGTTCAAAAGAACATGCAGTTTTGACTGAAGTTCCCCAAAGAGATTTAAACCTTAAGCCCAAGATGACAACTTTCAGCTGACATACAGCTGAAGTCTGGCAATTAAAAACAGGACAACAAATTTAGAAGCGCCAAGGAAAGAGCTGATTCCCATTTACCAACACCAAGAAATGGCGCTGCAGGTGCGGTAGGTCAGCAGCATTGCTCAACGCCTCAGTGCTGGAAGCACGAACTCCCTGGTACTCAATACCCAGACAGACTGTAAGTACCGAGATGTTAATCAGCTTCCAGCCTGTTGTCCGGAGCCAAGGCTGCCAGAGATATGCCTCAGCAACAAGCAACAGGTCCCTTAGTCATTGAAACCCACCACCTTAAGGAGCTTGGACTTAACATTCATGTCTTTAAACCACAGTCAAGAGAAGGACAATCTGGACCCCAACCCCCCACTCACGCACACATCGCCAGTGAGGTGTTGAAAACTTCTACTAGTGCAAGATTTGCTTTGAGAATCGTATTTTTCCCATATCCTTCTCCATGGTGGTAGGCGTCACGTCAAGTTAAATAGGAATGGCAAAATAGTATCTAAGGTAGCCCCAGTGCTGCGTGGATCGCAGGGTGATTCTGAGAAATGACATGCACCGTTCTCACTGTCCTTGTACTCCAGATACCATCAGAGACTCTCAGCGGCCACTCTTCTGCGTTCAAGAAAGGAACAGAACGTGCTGTCAGGCTTGTTGGCTTAGTGTTTCAGGAGCTCAGTTCTTCACTGAAATGTTGTTTAATTGCATTACCGTAATAAACCCAGAAATTCTGCACTGTTTTGTCATCAGGCTTACTGAAAGTGGTGATACCGAGAACTTAATGTTGAAACTCAGAACTTTTTCTTCATGCACAAACCGATTGGGGGGGGTGTGCTAAAATAACCCATGCAATACTGaaattgttaaataaataaatccacaaCCGTTCTAACACTTCTGTTAGATATTGCAACTGAGGGAGCTAGTAAACTATTTCTGTTGTATCTGAAGTATGCAAGTACATACCGTGGATATCTACAAGGACTCCGTCAGTAATGTTCTAGGGAGTAAAAGTAAGGCAGGGGCTAAGTATTTCTTGTTCCTGGACTTGCACCGTTCCTCACAAGTATGTCACTACAATTGTCTCCCCAAAAGCAACAAATTAAATACAGATATAATGTTGTAAGAGAGCAATTAACAATTCCAGTGTGGAAATATCACAGCCTTTTACGTACAATTACAGTACTCAAGTTTCTACCTCCCTTAAGGCAGACACATGATGACCAGAAGTTAAGTAAAAACAGATGATAGAAATAAGTCTTATGAGCATTTCTCAGTTTTGTTCCCAGTTCCCACTAtgactttttaatatattacagTTGTTAATTCATTATATGTAATGTAGCACAAAGTAGGTATTTTTCCCAAATCTCAGTCTGAACTAGTATAACTCTGTAGCTCAGTCCGGCTCTCCGATTCTAAGCCTGCCAAGTTCAGCCTGGCTATAAAATGTGTTTATTGTTCCCTTGCTTATCATGCCACCCTCTGCTCTAAAAGATGCAGTTATAGTTTGGTTTTCTACCTCATTTAGTAGAACTGGGACTTTACTTCAATGTCTCAGTTGAGCccagtaacagtaaaaaaagctGGTGACCAAGCCATAAATGTCCAGCTGCTCTCAAAATGCAGTTTAACCATCGgtgtcctgctttcagcaagTTCTGCTTACTTCCAAAGACAACTGCCAGTGAAATTCCACACTGGTCATCCTAATCAGACCTGTTTCTGTCCGTTCAGGTAAGTACCAACACTGAGATTtgacagtacttttttttttttcttcaaggtacAAGTTTCAAGGCCAACAAGTATATGCTGTAAGCATCCTCAGTGATGCTTTCCAACACCATCAAAACGCCTTGAAGAGAAAAATGGGATGCATTTGTTGGTGAGCCTTAGCTGTCCTCCTTAGGCAGGGGAATTTTAGAAAGCCTTCTAGGGACTGAAGCACACGTCGCAACATCAGTCATTAAGCAACCGACATCCAGCCTTAGATGCTCTTGCACATCCTGCTCTAAGATCCCACTCCAGGTTTCTTACTCCTTTTTCAGCTTTGGGTATTCCCTGTGGATTGTTTTGAAGAGTCTTCTAATGAACTCAGGTATCCTGAATGCAAACCACAAATTGCACTTGCTGTATTTTGTACACTTTGCCCAACAGACCCCTTTTCACAGTACACAAAAAAACTTACAAGAACAGCTTGGTATGAGAAAAAACCTGAATTAATCACTAATAAAGAGCAATTGTGTTTGTTAGTGAACAACTTCTGCTGAGAAAAGTAAGtcttgaaacagaaaatgcatCTATGTCAaacacagaaactgcttcagaaaatacTAAATAATTTGCAATTAGTGTATTTCTTCCCAGCTATAGGCATCAAGTTAAGCTAGATGGCAACACTTCTTTCTTCATCATGATGAACCAGTGCCAGTGAAACTAAGCGTGGATTTCTGAAAACTTCTTATGAAAGACATTTACCACCTGAAACAGCAAGACGAGATTCCCCGTCAAGGTGAAGTGAATGCTTAACAGTTACACCGTACAAATCTGTGACTGCAACTTGCTAAAACCAAATCAGCAAGATATACTGGATTTTAATCTCCCATCTGACATAAGAAAATAAGTACCGTATCAACTTTTGGCATGCAAGAAAATCTTATCTTCTTCCCAAACCTGTCAGTACAAGCCAGGCTGGGTGTACTCCCAGAGAAGCTTTCCAAAATAGGTTACCCGACACAGGTTATCAAGGCATTGATACAGGTATTATCCACCTATACAAATACCATTATTAAATACCAGTAGAACACCCAGGAACAAATTTTGCTCTCACAGTGCCTGTGAGAGAATACAGAAACATCCCTTACATAATATGAAAGGTTGTTCCAGCACAAAACGAGGCCCTGTAATTTCTGCTTCAAGCAGAAGCCAAAGGACGCGGAATTGTTTGAAGCATGCTACTGTGAAATGGATAGATCTACTCAAAAACGTTTTTATGACTACATTTTTCTGTCAGATAATGAAAGAAACCTGCTTCTTGTGCCAATGCACTCTCAGGTGGGAGGGTCAAGGAAGAAAAAGTGCTAAAATAAACAAAGGTTCATCCTAACTCACTGACATGTTTTACAGCACAATATTCAGAGCACGAAAACCTACAATGCAATTCAAATGTTTCCTCCAAAAGAATGCAACATTTTTGAACTGCCTTTATTTCCAGCACTTTATATAAATATTGCTTTCTTCCTGATCCTGGATTATCCTCAATTTGAAGTTCATGTTCTCAGTTTGTAGTTGAGGACTGCACATAAACATCCCTATAACCCTGTATACTCTTGTGGGGCTGTTTAAACGCTGCCAGGCTGTAATGGACTCAGAAGCAGTCCCTAAGAAGTTACAATACTGCATCCCTAAATTACAACTGAACCCTCTATCCCcgaagaaaagaaataaggaaaaaaaggtactcgcagatacacacacacatgcacacccttCTCATACAAGTTGCAGGACAACTAcaggaaaatgtcattttaaaaccccaaatgaaacttaagcttttcttttttattttaaattcaagcTTTTATTTGGGAACTTTGTGATTAATCTGTCTTAGCCTCTTaggaaacatttgcttttgtCCAGGAGTTGCCAGCTGAGAGGATGTTATTGTTCGGAAGGGATGTGACCAGGAGGACCCTGTGCACGGCACAATGTGTCAGCCCGGAAGCCAGGGAAGAAAAGTGATTCTCTCATCTGgctgagaaaacaaaatggaaatactgAGTGTTCATTCGCCTTCCAGTTACAGTCACCCCGACGCGTGTCCCCAAGAAACATGTTAGTCACCTGTATCTCACAAGAGTATCACCACCTAACTATaccaatatattaaaaaaaaaataaatcctactttaaaaagaattacagatttctttagaaaagcaaagatttctgCCACAAACATCTTTGAAACACGGAAGCAGGCGAATGCTTACCCCCTCCACACGCCCGCCGCTTCGGAGTCAGACACGGCTCCCCTTCCCTCGGCCGCTACCCCCTACCAGAGCATCAGCGACCCGCAcgggcagagcccagccctgcagagagccCGGCGGCCGGCCGGGAGCAGGTGAGCCGAGTCCTCCCCTGCGGCCGGCACCCTCCTGCCCGTCCAGGCCTGCACGGACCTCGGCAGCGAACTTCACAGAAGCCCCTCGCACGCGTCTCAGCGGCGACAGGAGAGAGCCGAGCGTGCTTCAGCGCTCGGGAAAGGCGACGCTCTCGCAGCCACACCGTTCGAGCCCTCCAGTTCCTTGCCGAGCGCCTTCGCTTGGCGGACGTTTTGAGTTTCGATGCAGTTTTTCGGGAGAACACCCGTGCTTTGCACGTGGTCGCGGTTTCACGTCGAAAGGGCTCCGAGATCGACGCCTCCCGCCAGACCTTCCTCTTCGACACGACCCCCGCCGCGCCCTCTCCGCGCGCCCCGTTCCCCGGAGCAAACACAGCCCCGCCGAAGCCAACGGCGGGGAGGCCGTCGGGGCTGGGTCCGGACCCCGCAGCGCTGCCGGCGCCTGAGGCGAGGCGGCTTTGCCTCCGCCAGGGCCGGCCCTCCCTCCGCCGGCGCGCCCGGCCCGTGAGGCGAGCGGCAGGCCGCCGCCACGCCAGCCGCGAAGCCCCGCGCTCAGCTCTGCGCGGCAGGCCGCCGTGGCGgagccgggccccccccccccccccctcccgcgccgcccccgcccgtCCGGCCCTCACCCGGCGGCGGGCTCGCTACCGGGCGTCGCCGCCGCCGCTGAGGGGGTAGGCGAGGAGGCTCATGGCCTCGCCGCAGGCGGCCTCCACCTGCCGCACCTGCTGGCGGCTGAGGCGCTCCCGCCAGGCGTGGATGGCCTCCCGCGCGTCGCGGGCGGAGATGAGGAAGGGCCGGTCGGAGGAGTAGGCGGCGCCGCGGGTCATGTTGAGCACGAAGGCCTCCAGCGCGGGCGGCACGGGCAGCCCGGCGAAGCGCAGCAGGCGGCGCAGCTGGGCGCGGGGCTCCCGCACCAGGTCCTCGTAGCGCAGCTGCGTGTAGCGGCGGCGGAGCcaggccggggcgcggcgggccaGGAGGAGGTCGCGGAGCCAGGCCTGGCAGATGACCTCCAGCGCGCCGCCGAGGAAGAACTCGGCGCGGTGCTGCGGCtgcggcgcccgcccgccgcccagCAGGCCGggcggcagcaggagctgctgctgcggcggcggcggctgctgctgctgctggtggcggGGCGGCCCCCGCGGCTCGGCGCGGTGGCGGCTGCGCAGCACCTGGATGCTCTCCCGCAGCAGCGCCTGCCTGGCCTTCAGGCGGGAGTTGTGGACGGCGCGGGGGTCGCGGAAGAGCTGCACCACCCGCAGGTTGAGGCCGGGCTCccgcagcagcggcagcagggcgcccagctccagcagccgcaCGTCCTTGATGACCACCACCGGGTACTTGCGGCACTCGGCCTCCAGCTCCCGCAGCGCCCGCGGCGGGCACGTCTCCTCGCAGGCGGCGCCGTCGACGAGGCCGATctcccggcggggccgcggggcggcggggcagaGCGGCGGCGAGCAGATCACCTTGTTGGTCCGCCAGCCGAAGATGCCGGCCGTGGTGAGgttggcggcggcgggcggggcgggggccagCGGGTCGCGgggcccgggcggggcggcgTAGAGGCGCAGGACCGAGAAGTCGCATCGGAAGAGGGCGCGCAGCATGTCGCGGAGGGCGCCCTGCAGGCTCAGCGCGTCCCCCGGGTAGAGGGCCTGCCACAGGTGCCACATGGGCTCGTAGAGGTAGAAGACGTCGGGGTGCTGGTTGAAGAGCTCCCCCAGGAAGGAGGAGCCCGTGCGCCAGGTAGCGTGCAGGTAGATGTGCCGCTtccccgccgccgcgctgccgttccccgccgccccggccgtgccgccgccgccgccctcctcctcctcctcctcgtccagCGGCGGCTGccgctgctcccagccccactcgCTCAGCGCCTCCTCCAGGCTGGGGCAGCGCCGCAGCAGCGGCTCCTCGTCCGCCCGCCCCCGCCTGGCCCCGTAGTCCAGCGCGTAGGgcaccagcaggagcagcagcagcgtgtACAGCACCAGCACCGCGGCGAAGCGGCGGTGCTccccccgccaccgccaccgccggcgGCCCTTCATCGCGGGGGGGCTTGCTCCGGACCGCCGGGGCTCCGCCGACCCTCTGGCTGCCGGCGGGCGGCTCTTCGCGAAGAGGCAAAGTTAGCGGCGGCGGGGGGTGTGGGCTCGGGGGGCCCTCCCCGCCGGGGAGCACGCCCACGGGCACGCCGGCCAGGCTcgggccgccggccccgccgcccgcccgccctcgggccgcctcctcctcctcctcctccttcttctcctcctcctcctcctcctcgcagcgCGACGCGGAAGCGCCCGCacctgcccccgccgccgccggaggagccgccgccggcggggcgcgggctgctgctgctgccgctgccgctgccgccgctgccgccgctgccggggcTCCGGACCACCCGTCGCCCGGCCCCTTCCCGCCCTCCCCTCGGGCAGGGCCGGAGGGGCGGGCTCGGCACCTCGGGAGTCACCCCCGCCCGGGGAAGGGCGAAAAGGCCAGGTATGTTAGGGACCCAGCAGCTGAGGCTGTCCTGAGGAGGAGCGTTTGGTCCTCTCATCTACCAGGTCTCCAGAGAAAGAACACGCTACGGTAACGAAAAGAGgtgcaaatatatttttaggGTGGATGACAGCTATTAAAATCTGCAGCGGGTTTCAGAAATACTGCAGTTCGGCGCTGTGGAGAGCTGCGGGATTTCTCAGCCGCGCTTTTGTGTGCGTGATGGGACACAGACATCTCGATCATGACTCATTGCTCCGGTTTACGCATCTAAAAGTTTTGTGTCTGTCTGAGCTGGTCACCCTTTGCAGTTGGTAGGAAGGAATGGGCACCCACAGAGACATTCAACCTGTCTGGGATGTCTGATAGCCTTCTGATAACCCTTCTCTTTATTAACTACACTGGGAGCATAACGTAACCAGCTGAGACTTAGACTTCGAGTTTTTTCAGACATCTAAGATTAGCTTAAGTGAGTCTCTTGTGGGATGGAGTGTCAGCAAGATGTTGACTTCAGGTGTTTAAATTCAGATGTGTAGTCTCAAAAtctccagcccagcccctgcctgacCTTGGAAGAAGCTCACAGAAAGGGATGGACCACGATCCCGTGTTCCTGGTTAAGGCATCCACCTGGCAGGAAAGCGATGTCCCTGTCCTGCTGACTGTGTAGCGGGGGCTGCTGACTGTCCTAACCTCTAGGCAATGGATGGCATCCCCTGTAAAACACTGCTAACATGTAAGTGTGGCGTGCAGAGTGAAATTCGGCGAGGATAACACAATTCTTACCCTCAGTCTGTGATGCTTTGACTCCCAGAATAGCCTGTGCAGTACGTATGCACCTGTGGTAAGGCACATTACACAACCTTGGTCAACAAGATCACGGGGCACAGAAATGACCCACTCGTTATACAGGTTCTAAAAACGCTCCTTCTATagtatagatatatagatatggAGTCTGCAGCTGCTGCACATAGTCTGAATGTCTAGCTATTGAAGAATAATCTTACTTCAAATTTGTCGGGCAAAATACGAGGAGCACAAAGCAATGCGAGAGAAAAAGCATGCTTCTCTTCTGTCCAGGTGGTGAGCCAGCAGTCTGCCTGCTAACACTTTACTTGACCTCTGTTAAGTAAGTGTTAAAGACTGGGCTTCCTGCAGTTTATGGCGTGCTGAGTGAGTAGATGGTGCCAAACAAGACTTGTAGGCTCCTGAGCAGAAGAATGTAGAAATGATGGCATTGGAAAGGAAATTCTGCCCCAACATACATTTCACCGCTTATATTCGTCATGGCTTTGGGCTTTTTAAACAGCAAGATACACCAGTGTGAGTTTCAGCTCTGACTCTGTAAAGGCCACGATTTCGTCCAGACGCTCAAGCAACTAAGggagaacagaataaaaacacaCTCGCCAAAACCAGGTCACAGTCTTGCCCAAAAAACTTCCCCTATCCAAAGAACACGCGTATCTAGCATTTTGAGAGGTATCTCCAGTGTAGTTGACTTCTGTGCCATCATGCAAAATAGTAATTTTGGAAGATTTGCCAAGATGGGATCCTGAGAAGTGCAGATGAGAATGGATAACTCTGAGCTGCTGGGGTTTCCCCTTTGTAAGACAAAATACTGAGTTGGCAGTAGCATCAGCACCATCGCTGACAGAGGAGCCACAGTGCAATACATGTTACTTTAAACTAATTTTGTATTGGTTTCTATGGCACATACTTGTCCAAAAACTAAAGTGAAGGTCTTAAAACAGCCTAACTAAAGTAAAGCTGTCTTGAAAAGAATGAAACATCTCGCAGCATAAGACGGCCTGCCAGACAAATGAGAAACCATAGAAATAAAACTATGTACAtgttatgctgatttttttttcaggcaacGGAGCTACAAACTTCTGTGGCAACTGTTCTGGAAAAAGTGAAAGATGCAAGTCACTTTACCACAAGCTACATCTTTACTAAGATAAAAACGTAGTCAGTTGTTAAGAGATgatcaaaccaaaaaaagaatcgcagaaaatgttttgttctgcacCTTCATGTCAGTTCCTCTGCTGAAAGAGGATTAACCTGTAAatatttagtttgtttgttttgggtttgggcttttttggcGTGGAGAGATTGCAACAGAGCCATTTTGCCACTGATCGGGTGCCTGAGCTAGGCTTGAAATCGCCGAGCTCCAGCTTTCCTGAGGGGTCATGTGAAGTACCCAATTTGAACATTGGGGAGTGGATTGCTGGTCCAAATAGAGCTTGTAAGAGattggcttttgcttttcttgtttctcaGTTCTGTATTAATTTGTTCTGTCTTCAGCA encodes:
- the CHST7 gene encoding carbohydrate sulfotransferase 7; this encodes MKGRRRWRWRGEHRRFAAVLVLYTLLLLLLVPYALDYGARRGRADEEPLLRRCPSLEEALSEWGWEQRQPPLDEEEEEEGGGGGTAGAAGNGSAAAGKRHIYLHATWRTGSSFLGELFNQHPDVFYLYEPMWHLWQALYPGDALSLQGALRDMLRALFRCDFSVLRLYAAPPGPRDPLAPAPPAAANLTTAGIFGWRTNKVICSPPLCPAAPRPRREIGLVDGAACEETCPPRALRELEAECRKYPVVVIKDVRLLELGALLPLLREPGLNLRVVQLFRDPRAVHNSRLKARQALLRESIQVLRSRHRAEPRGPPRHQQQQQPPPPQQQLLLPPGLLGGGRAPQPQHRAEFFLGGALEVICQAWLRDLLLARRAPAWLRRRYTQLRYEDLVREPRAQLRRLLRFAGLPVPPALEAFVLNMTRGAAYSSDRPFLISARDAREAIHAWRERLSRQQVRQVEAACGEAMSLLAYPLSGGGDAR